A genome region from Sphingobium sp. WTD-1 includes the following:
- a CDS encoding FAD-dependent oxidoreductase, whose amino-acid sequence MDRRDFLARGLGGLGALSLAAGADAATLFDPLAGLEPIRATPDRIFRITVCLRPFRAAGPRIAAEEVGRKRVVHHYGHGGSGWSLSWGSAEVAVGMALAEGVTDIAVIGAGAIGLTTALTAQRAGAKVTIYAREQFPDVRSARATGTWSPDSRIAMEGGVDAGFGDRWEAMARRSFAFYQGLLGLPGDPVEWTDRYMLSDGLAVAPAVQRVTPERPDRFIRLEERLHDIMPRSVELEPGTHPFRTERARRSSSLTFNVADLAHQLTTDFLIGGGRIVPMELHEPQDVMRLKQKTVINCTGYGARALWRDESIVPVRGQIAWLIPQAGATYGVYHDKLAMLARRDGIVVQEVGDDDWFGYGDANETPDREAAEASVRKLAGFWK is encoded by the coding sequence GGAGCCGATCCGCGCGACGCCCGATCGCATCTTCCGCATCACCGTCTGCCTGCGGCCCTTCCGCGCCGCCGGGCCGCGCATCGCGGCGGAAGAGGTGGGGCGCAAGCGGGTCGTCCATCATTATGGCCATGGCGGCAGCGGCTGGTCGCTGTCCTGGGGATCGGCCGAGGTTGCGGTCGGCATGGCGCTGGCGGAGGGGGTGACGGATATCGCCGTCATCGGCGCCGGTGCGATCGGCCTCACCACTGCGCTCACCGCCCAGCGCGCCGGGGCGAAAGTGACGATCTATGCCAGGGAGCAATTCCCCGACGTGCGATCGGCGCGGGCGACCGGCACCTGGTCGCCCGATTCACGGATCGCGATGGAGGGCGGCGTGGATGCCGGCTTTGGCGATCGCTGGGAGGCGATGGCGCGGCGATCCTTCGCTTTCTATCAGGGGCTGCTCGGCCTGCCGGGCGATCCGGTGGAATGGACCGACCGTTACATGCTGTCGGACGGTCTGGCCGTGGCGCCCGCCGTCCAGAGGGTGACGCCGGAGCGGCCCGATCGCTTCATCCGGCTGGAGGAGCGGCTGCATGACATCATGCCGCGATCGGTCGAGCTGGAGCCGGGCACCCATCCCTTCCGCACCGAGCGGGCCCGGCGCAGCAGTTCGCTGACCTTCAATGTCGCCGATCTCGCCCATCAACTGACCACGGATTTCCTGATCGGCGGCGGCCGCATCGTGCCGATGGAATTGCACGAACCCCAGGACGTGATGCGGCTGAAGCAGAAGACAGTCATCAACTGCACCGGCTATGGCGCGCGGGCTTTGTGGCGGGACGAGAGCATCGTGCCGGTGCGCGGCCAGATCGCCTGGCTGATCCCGCAGGCGGGCGCCACCTATGGCGTCTATCATGACAAGCTGGCGATGCTGGCGCGGCGCGACGGCATCGTGGTGCAGGAGGTCGGGGACGACGACTGGTTCGGTTATGGCGACGCCAACGAGACGCCCGACCGCGAAGCTGCCGAGGCGTCGGTGCGCAAGCTGGCGGGCTTCTGGAAATAG